The DNA segment GCCCATGGCGGCGCGGTCGTCATAGACCTTCTTCACCAGCGCGTGGGGGTTCACGGTTTCGGGCAGCGTGGTGATCTTCTCGGCCAGACGCTTCCATTCGGTCAGCGGGATGGCGGTGTCACCGGCATCGGTCCACTTCTGGCCCAGGAACGGGCTCCAGTCCACGGCGTACTGGCTCTTGAAGTTGGTCAGCACCACTTCCTGGGTGTGACGGCCTTCGTCCATGGCGGCGCGGTAGGCCTTGGCCATGTCGTCGCCCAGGGACTCGCCCAGACCTTGCGCAGCCAGCTTGTCTGCGTACAGCTTGCGCGTGCCGGGGTGGGCAGCGATCTTCTTGTACATCAGCGGCTGGGTCAGCGCGGGGGTGTCCTGCTCGTTGTGGCCCAGCTTGCGGAAGCAGACAATGTCCACCACCACGTCCTGCTGGAACTCCATGCGGTATTCCAGTGCCAGCTGCATGCACAGCGCCACGGCTTCGGGATCGTCACCATTCACGTGCAGCACGGGCGACTCCACCATCTTCACGATGTCCGTGCAGTAGGTGGTGGAGCCCTTGTCGCGGGGGTCGGAGGTGGTGAAACCGATCTGGTTGTTGATGATGATGTGGACCGTGCCGCCAGTGGAATAACCACGGGTCTGCATCAGCGCCAGGGTTTCCTGGTTCACGCCCTGGCCGGCAAAAGCGGCATCACCGTGCACCAGCACCGGCAGCACTTGCTTGCCGTGCGGGTCGGCGCGACGGTCCATGCGCGAACGCACCGAACCTTCGACCACGGGGTTGACGATTTCCAGGTGGGAAGGGTTGAAAGCCAGCGACAGGTGCACGGGGCCGCCTGCGGTGGACACATCGGAGCTGAAGCCCTGGTGGTACTTCACGTCACCAGCGGTCAGCTCTTCGGGAGCAGTGTGATCGAACTCGGCGAACAGGTCCTTGGGCATCTTGCCCAGGGTGTTGACCAGCACGTTCAGGCGGCCGCGGTGGGCCATGCCGATCACGACTTCCTGCACGCCCGTCTGGCCGCTGGCGTTGATCAGCTCGTCCATCGCGACGATGAAGGACTCACCGCCTTCCAGCGAGAAGCGCTTCTGGCCCACGTACTTGGTGTGCAGATAGCGTTCCAGACCTTCGGCTGCCGTCAGGCGGTCCAGAATGCGCTTTTTCTTGGCAGCATCGAAGACGGGTTTGGAGCGGATGGTTTCCAGCTTCTGCTGCCACCAGCGCTTTTGCGCCTGGTCCGTGGCATACATGTACTCGACACCGATGGTGCCGCAGTAGGTTTCGCGCAGAGCGTTCATCAGCTCGCGCAAGGACATGGTTTCCTTGCCGAAGAAGGTGTTGCCCACGTTGAACACGACTTCCTGGTCGGCATCGGTGAAGCCGTAGAACGCAGGTTCGAGTTCGGGAATGTCAGGACGTTCGGTGCGCTTGAGCGGATCCAGATCGGCCCAGCGCTGGCCCACATTGCGGTAAGCGGCAATCAGCTGCTGCACGGCAGTGCGCTTGCGACCCAGCTCGGAATCGGCGCCGGAAGCCTGGACCACCTTGGTGCCGCCTTGCTTGGCGCGTTCAGCGAACGCGTTGATCACGGGCAGATGGGGAACATCCTTGGCGTTGGTGCCATCGGCGGCAGGCACATGCTGCAGCGCATCAAAGTATTCACGCCACGAATCCGGCACGCTGCCGGGATTGGCCAAATAGTTTTCGTACATCTCTTCGACATAGGGCGCGTTGCCGCCGAAGAGATAGGTGTTGCCTTGGTAGGCTTGGTAAACAGATGGCTGATCGCTCATATTCCGCTGACCTCCGCTTTCCTGGGGAAAGCCTTAGCTGGTTGGTAAACCTTCCGCGACACGGCTGTACCGGATGGCGGATGCGACTGTGGCTGGGGAAGGGCCTGTTGTTGCGTCCGTCATTGTGCCACCGAATGCCGTGTCGTTCCGAAAGGCGGACACAGCTTAAACGCTGCCTGCTTCGCTTACATTCCCATATCCCCTTAGTTTGCAGGCCTGCCTCCATGCACATGCGCTCGGAAAACGCCAACAAGTACACCTTTGCGCTGCTGCTGGCAGCCGTCACCCTCGGTTTCCTGACCATCCTCTGGCCTTTCGTGGGCGCGGTGTTCTGGGCCGTGGTGCTGGCCATCCTGTTCCAGCCGCTGAACCGCCGCCTGCTGGCCCGCATGCCCCGGTACCCGAACTCCGCCACCCTCCTCACCTTGCTGCTGTGCCTGCTGGTAGTCATCCTGCCGCTGATCGCCATCACCCTGTCGGTGATCCAGGAAGCCGCGTCCGTCTACCACCGCATGAGCTCGGGCCAGATGAATCTGGTCACCTATATCCAGCAGATCAAGGCCGCCTTGCCGGACTGGGCCCTGGACATCCTGGACCGGCTCAACCTCAGCACCCTGACGGAAATCCAGCAGCGCCTGGCGGTGGTGGCCGGCGAAGCCGCCAAATCCTTTGCCACCAAGGCCGTCAACCTGGGCCAGGGCACCCTGAGCTTTGTGGTGGGCTTCGGCATCATGCTGTACCTGCTGTTCTTTCTGCTGCGCGACGGCACCAAGCTGGCCCCACGCATCCGCGACGCCATTCCGCTGGACCGCGAGCACAAGACCCAG comes from the Comamonas terrigena NBRC 13299 genome and includes:
- a CDS encoding 2-oxoglutarate dehydrogenase E1 component, with the translated sequence MSDQPSVYQAYQGNTYLFGGNAPYVEEMYENYLANPGSVPDSWREYFDALQHVPAADGTNAKDVPHLPVINAFAERAKQGGTKVVQASGADSELGRKRTAVQQLIAAYRNVGQRWADLDPLKRTERPDIPELEPAFYGFTDADQEVVFNVGNTFFGKETMSLRELMNALRETYCGTIGVEYMYATDQAQKRWWQQKLETIRSKPVFDAAKKKRILDRLTAAEGLERYLHTKYVGQKRFSLEGGESFIVAMDELINASGQTGVQEVVIGMAHRGRLNVLVNTLGKMPKDLFAEFDHTAPEELTAGDVKYHQGFSSDVSTAGGPVHLSLAFNPSHLEIVNPVVEGSVRSRMDRRADPHGKQVLPVLVHGDAAFAGQGVNQETLALMQTRGYSTGGTVHIIINNQIGFTTSDPRDKGSTTYCTDIVKMVESPVLHVNGDDPEAVALCMQLALEYRMEFQQDVVVDIVCFRKLGHNEQDTPALTQPLMYKKIAAHPGTRKLYADKLAAQGLGESLGDDMAKAYRAAMDEGRHTQEVVLTNFKSQYAVDWSPFLGQKWTDAGDTAIPLTEWKRLAEKITTLPETVNPHALVKKVYDDRAAMGRGEVNVDWGMGEHMAFASLVASGYPVRLSGEDSGRGTFTHRHAVIHDQKREKWSEGTYIPLANVAENQAPFTVIDSILSEEAVLGFEYGYASNDPNTLVIWEAQFGDFANGAQVVIDQFIASGEVKWGRVNGLTLMLPHGYEGQGPEHSSARLERFMQLAADTNMQIVQPTTASQIFHVLRRQMVRKLRKPLVIFTPKSLLRNKDATSPLSEFTKGAFQTVITEQDANVVKNAAKVKRVIACSGKVYYDLVKKRVEKEINDVAIIRVEQLYPFPHKAFAAELKKFPNATDIVWCQDEPQNQGAWFFIQHNIHENMVEGQKLGYSGRAASASPAVGYSHLHQEQQKALVEGAFSKLKGFVLTK
- a CDS encoding AI-2E family transporter — its product is MRSENANKYTFALLLAAVTLGFLTILWPFVGAVFWAVVLAILFQPLNRRLLARMPRYPNSATLLTLLLCLLVVILPLIAITLSVIQEAASVYHRMSSGQMNLVTYIQQIKAALPDWALDILDRLNLSTLTEIQQRLAVVAGEAAKSFATKAVNLGQGTLSFVVGFGIMLYLLFFLLRDGTKLAPRIRDAIPLDREHKTQLLSKFTTVIKATVKGNLAVAAAQGALGGLIFWILDIDAPVLWGVLMAFLSLLPAVGAGLIWGPVAIYFLATGSWSQGLILTAYGILVIGLVDNILRPLLVGKDTKMPDYVVLISTLGGMSLFGLSGFVVGPAIAALFMATWDIYAPPAAENTPR